The genome window CGAACGCGGCAGGGGCAAGGAGCGGGAGCCCCGCGAGAGGCAGCAGGAGCTGGAGATAGTACGTCGGCCGGCCCGGTCCGATGAGGTCGGCCAGCATCAGCCACGGCTGCGTCGCAAGCGCAAGCGCGATTGCGCCAAGCGAGTCGCCGTAGTGGCTGTAGCGGCGGACGTAGTAAAACTCGCTCCCTGCGGCGGTCAGTCGGGGCATGATGATGCCCATCGCGAGTATGCCCCACAGCACCGAGAGGGCCGTCATTGCTAGGCCGGTCCTCCACTGCCGCGCAATGACCGCGACATACAGGCCGATGGCGGCGCCGACGATCGCCATCTCCTCTTTCACAGTGAGGCTGAGCCCAAAGAACAGCCAAGCGAGCCGCATCTTCTGGGCAGTGAGCGCCCAGAAGAACAGCGCAAGCGTGGGGACTGCCCAGGCAACCTCGTGGTATTCGAACAGATTGAGAAAGTGCAGCGGCGGATAGAGCAGGAAGGCGGCGACAACGGCGGTCCCGAGCGGCCGGCTGTTCAGCCGCTGGTCGGCTGTCCAGCCGACCGGCAGCGCAGCGAGGGCGAGCCCCGCGCTCTGCGCGAGCAGCAGGGTGCGGGGGTCAGGCCAGATCCAGTAAAGAGGGGCGAGGTAGAGCTGGAAGAAGGCGAAATGGTCGCCGAGCGAGACGGACGTATGCCCGATCAGCGTGCTCTGGAAAGGACGGAAACGAGACGCTGTCCAGACGAGCTGGTCGTTGATGGCGAGGTCAGCGTCGTAGCGGGTGTAGGCGGCCCACGTCTGGATCGAGAGGAGGCTGAAGAGCGCGAAGTAAAGAAGAACGAGGGTGCCCCGCAGAACGCTCCACCGGTCGCCAGGGAGGCGAGCAGGGGCAGGCAAGGCGAGCGGCGCCGGCACGCGGGGCAGGATAGCGTGGCGCGCTGGCCGGATCCACCGCTCCTTGAGCGCGGGGAACGCATGAACTATCCTTTCCCTGTTCCTGAGAAAGGACGAGATGGGCATCTTTGATGTCGGGCCGCTCGAGCTTATCGTCATCTTCATCGTGGCGCTGCTCGTGTTTGGCCCCAATCGGCTCCCTGAATTTATGGGGCAGGTCGGGCGCTGGGTCCGAACGCTCCGGCGCATGAGCGACGAGGTCACGCGGGAGTTTGTTCGGGAGCTGAACCTCGACGAGGCGAGAGCCGCGCCCTACACCTACCAGCCGCCGCTTCCTCCCCCACCCCCGTATTCCCCGCCGCCCCCCGAACCGTCGCCTCCGCCGGCTGCGGCGGCAGAGCCCGCTCCTGTCGACGATCTCCACGCGCCAACTGCTGACCTCACGGCAGCGCCCGACAGGCACTCCGGCGACTCGTGGCATGGCTCGGCTGTCCCGCTGAGTGCTAACGGCGAGACCGCTCCCGCTGCCGGGCCGCTCGCCGCTCCCCTGAACGGCGCGGGCCAACCTGCGGAGCCCGTTGCAGACCCGTCAGCGCAGCGAGTCTCATGACCTGGCGGCTTAGGCTCATTGGCGGTTTGCTCGTCGTCGTGATCGTGGTGGTGATTGGCGGCGCGATTGTGCTGCCCGCAACGCTCAATTCTGGCCCTGCTTCTCCTTCGCCGCCGCGCCCGCCAGCGTGGCTGGCCGGCCGCCACGAGCCGTACGCGCTGGTCCAGGTCGGGGAGGCAGCGGTGTGGGCGCGGCTCGCCATCTCCCCCGAGGAGCGGATGCGTGGGCTGTCGGGCGTTGAGCGGATTGAGCCGGATGAAGGGATGCTGTTCGTCTATGCTGTCAAAGGCCGGCATCCCTTCTGGATGCGCGGCATGCTCTTCTCCATCGATATGATCTGGATCGATACCGACCGCGTCGTTGATATCAAGCCCGACCGGCCTGTGCCTGCTCCGAACCAGAGCGAGGTTGACCTGCCGATCTACACGCCGACCGCCGACGCCAACTATGTGCTCGAGGTGAACGCGGGCTGGGCGGCAGCCAACAAGATCACCGTCGGGACGCCAGTGACGATCACCTTCCCGGCCGGGGTGGCGATCCCCCGCTAACTGATCGCATCTCCAAGCAAGCATGCTATCATGCTCCCACAGGCCGGAGCGCTGAGAAGCGCCCGTGGCAGGGCACGGAGGGCCGGTGAGCAAAACGATCCTGCTAGTCGATGATGAGGATCTGATCCGGCTGCTTGTCCGGACCACGATCGAGAACGAGGAGTATCGCCTGCTCGAGGCGGCCGACGGCGAAGAGGCGCTTGAGATCGTCCGGCGCGAACATCCTGACCTCGTCCTCCTCGATGTTGGGATGCCTCGACGGAACGGCTTTGAGGTTGTCGAGCAGATCAAGCAAGACCCGGCGACAAAAGACACGATTGTCGTGATGCTGACGGCGCATGGGCGCGAAGTCGACCGGCTGCGCGGGCTTGGTCTTGGCGCAGATGACTATTTCACCAAGCCGTTCAGCCCGCTCGACCTGCTGCGCAAGATCCGAGAACTGCTTGGCTCGTGAGCCCCTGCTCACCTTCCTTAACCGGCAGAGCGGCCGCGTCACGCTCGGCTTTCTCGTTCTTCTCACTGCCGGCCTGATGGGATTTTCCGCGTTCCTGCTCTCGCCAGAAGGAACGTGGTCAGGAGATACGGGTATCCGCGCGCTGCAGGTGCGGGCGCTCCGGGAACGGGGCAGTTTCGCCGTGCCCTATCTCGGCCAAGCGGTTGACCCGGAAAACCGCTGGAACCCGCTGGCGCCGCAGTATTTCTCTTGGCAAGCTGACGGCTACTACCCGAAGTTTTCGCCCGCCTATGCGGTGATCGTTGCGGCCGCGGAGGCGCTGGCGGGAAAGCGGAGCGCGGCGTGGCCGGCGGCGCTCTCGTTGGCGCTGACGGCGGGGGCGCTCTGGTGGGCGCTCCGCGCCGCAGGCAGCCGCCTCAGCTGGGCGGCTGCGCCGGCGCTGACGCTCTTGTCGCCGCTTCTTTTCTACGCCAACGCGCTCTGGGAGCACGAGACGGCGGCCGCGCTCGCGACGGTCGGTGCGGCCGCGCTGCTCGCGGCCCAGTTCCGCTGGACTGGGTCCCCGCGCCGGGCAGCCGCGCTCGCCGCGCTCGCGGGGGCAGCGATGGGGAGCGGGCTGTGGTTTCGCCCCGAGCTGTATGTCTTCATTCCCGCGGTCGGGCTTGCTGCGCTCGTCCTCTTCCGACGCGGCTGGCCGCTTCTCGGGGCCGCACTTGCGGGGTGCGCGGCCGCTCTGGTCCCGCTGCTGATTGTCCAGCAGCTTCTCTATGGGCGGGCGGAAGGAGCGCACGTCGCCGTCGACTCGCCGCTTGTCCTTCGGGGGGCAACGCTCTCTTTCGTGGCCGGCCACTTTCTCCGGCAATGGCTTGCCACCATTCCAGGGACACTCGTTCCCCAAGGCCCGGCAGCGCTTTGGGCAGCCGCTGCGCTCGCCCTCGCTGGCGGCGTGATCGGCGCGGCGCGGCGAAAAGCGTGGGGGAGCTGGCTGATTGTTGTCGGCAGCGCGAGCGCCGGCGCGCTCGCGCTGCTCTCTCTTGCGCTGCGTCTTGCTCCTCTCGATCTCGTTGCCTCGTCTCCAGTCATCCTCGTTGGACTGTTTGCGCTCGGCCGCCTCCCCGCCGGCAGGCGCGGCGCGGCATACCGCTTCTTCGGGCTCGCGGCGCTGGCAGCGCTGCTGTTTGCGCTTCTCACTGCGCCCTCACCCGGCGGAGCGCAGCACGGACCGCGCTATCTCCTGCTGGCCTATCCGCTGCTGATCGGCTGCGCGATCCTCGCGCTGGAGGAATGGCTGGAGCAGCCCGCGTCGCGGCTGCGGACGGCGGGGCTGGCGGCGGCGGCGGTGCTTCTCGTCGCGAGCGCGGCGGCGCAGGCAGCGGGCGTGCGCAATCTGGTTGTCATCCATGAGCAGTATGCGCGCGTGGCGCGTCTGATGGCTGCGCTGCCGCCGGACCCCGTCGTCACCGACCTCTGGTGGTTTCCCCAAGTGATCCCGGCGGAGATCGAGCGGCGGCCGATCTTTGTTGTTCCTGCGCCGGCGGACGTCGCCGAACTAGCCGACCGCGTGGCGGAACGCGGTCTGACTGCGCTCACTGTTGTCACCTCGAATGAGCTCGCGGCCCCGCTCAATCCTCCGCCCGCGACGGCAGCGGGGCGGCGTCTGCGGCCGGAGCAGACGCTGTCGCTCGCGGAACGGCGCCTTGTCATCGGACGCTACCAGATCGAGTAGCGAGAGACCCGCTAGGACCGAGTATGATTGCAGCGTGATTTTCTTCATTCTCGATCTTCTCGCTCGCCGGCCCGAAATGCTGCCGGTAGTGCTCCTTGCCTACTTTGGCGGCCTCATCCTCGCGTTCACGCTTCACGAACTGGCGCATGCGACGGTCGCGTCCTCATTGGGCGACCCGACGGCGAGAAATTATGGGCGGCTGACGCTCAACCCCCTCGCCCACCTCGACCCGATCGGGCTCATCTTGATCCTGCTCGCCGGCTTTGGCTGGGCAAAGCCGGTGCCATTCAATCCGTATCGCCTGCGCTACGGTCCGCGGGTCGGGAGCGCTCTCGTCGCCGCTGCTGGCCCGGCGATGAACCTCGTTCTCGCCTTTCTGTTCGCGGTGCCGATCCGGCTCGGTCTGATCGGGCTGTCGGGAGGGGTGCCCGCCTCCTATGGCGATATCGAGGGGATCATCGAATTTCTCTGTATGACGAATGTCTACCTGAATGTCCTGCTTTGCGTCTTCAATCTGCTGCCGCTTGCGCCGCTCGACGGCTTCCGTATCGCTGTCGCCGTGACGCCGCGCGACCTCTCGGACACGCTGCTGCGCCTTGAACCATACGGGATGTTCATCCTGTTCGGGCTTTTTGCGCTTGGGTATGTCTTCCGGATCGATGTCTTCGGCAGCACGATCGGACCAGTGATCACTGGGACGACGCGGGCGTTGGTTGGGATATGACGCTCGGCCGCGCAGTCTACCGGACACGACAATTCGCTGCCTATACGCTTGGCGGCTGGGGTAAGGTGGACGATGCCAGCGCCGTCGCCGCCCTCCCGCCGCCGCTCGCGGCGCTCTTCCGGTCGATGGATGCTGCCGCGCGCCGCCATCATCTCGCCGTCTACCGGCGGCTGCGGGCGAGAGGCTGCGATACTCCTGAGGTGCTGGCGGCGGCGCTGCTCCATGATATCGGCAAAGGGCGAGTGTCGCCGCTCGAGCGGACGGCCTATGTGCTCGCTTCGCGTGTCGGGCCGTGGCTTGTCCGCCGGCTGGCGGGAGACGGGCGACGCGGGTGGCGCGCTCTCTACCGCTTAGCCCATCATCCGGCAATCGGCGCAGCCCTCGTTCAGGCGGCAGGCGGATCTGAACGGGTGGTTTGGCTGATTGCAAACCATCAACGGCGGGATGTGCGCGATCGGGATCTTCAGCTGTTGCGCGAAGCGGATGAAGCGAGCTAGGGGGCATTGTGGCAGATAAGATCGCGATCATCGGCCTTGGATTGATCGGAGGGTCGATCGGACTGGGGCTGGCGGCTGCCCGGAAGCGAGACAAGTCCCTCAGTATCGAGATCGTGGGGCACGACCGCCTGCCGGAAAACGCCTCGAAGGCGAAGCGCGTGGGCGCCATTGACAAGATCGAGTGGAACCTGCTCGCCGCTGTCGACCGCGCCGCTATGGTGATCATTGCCACGCCGGTGCTCGCCGTGCGCACTGTCATGGAGCAGATCGCGGATACACTTGCCAACGGCGCGACGGTCACCGACACCGCCTCGACTAAGGCGGAGGTCGTGCAGTGGGCGGATGAGCTGCTTCCGGACTACGTTACCTTTGTCGGCGGGCATCCGATGGCAGGGAAGGAGCTCCCTGGCGTCGAGAATGCCGAGGCGGACCTTTTCAAAGACGCGGTCTGGTGTCTCTGCCCGGGGCGGAATGCAGAGCAGAGCCGCGTCGATGTGGTGGCCGCGTTTGTCGAGGTGATGGGAGCAAAGCCCTACTTTGTCGACCCGCACGAGCATGACGGTCTTGTCGCGGGGATCAGCCATCTGCCGATCATCCTCGCGTCGGCGCTGGTCAGCGCCACCACTGCCGACCCGGCGTGGCGCGAGATGAAAAAGCTGGCGTCGAGCGGGTATCGCGACACCTCGCGCCTCGCTTCCGGCGAGCCACAGATGAATGTCGACATCTGCCTGACCAATCGGGGGCCGCTGCTGGGCTGGATCGACCGCTATATCGAGGAGCTCCAGCACTACCGGAGCCTGATTGCGCAGGGCCATGCCGGGGCGGAGGCGCTTGCGAAAGAGTTTGTGCGCGTCCAAATGGAACGCGACCGCTGGGCATATGGGAAGAAGGATGCCGAAGGCGAGGAGACGATCCAGAAGATCTCGCTTGGCCAGATGCTGATGGGCGACCGCTTCAGCCGCTTGACGGAGTATCTGCGGCAGGGGGAGAGGAGGCGATCGTGAGCCAACGGCGTCCCGACGTCGATGCCGTGCTCACGAACGTCGGCCGCTCGCCTGTGCTTGCGGTTCTCTCGGGGCCTTCAGGCGTTGGCAAGGACACGATCCTCGCCTGTCTCGCCCGCACGGGGCATGATTTTGTCCGCGTCGTCACCTATACCACCCGCCCGCGCGCAGCGCACGAGCAGCACGGGGTCGACTACTGGTTCATCGAAGACCCCCAGGAGTACCAACGGCTTCTTGCGGAAGACGCCTTGATCGAGCACGCCAACGTCTACGGGTACGACTACGGCGTGCCGCGCAAGCCGATTGAAGAGGCGCTGAGCGCTGGGCGCGATGTCCTCCTGCGGATCGATGTGCAGGGCGCGCTGACCATCAAAAGCCGCATCCCGAGCGCGGTGCTCATCTTTCTCGCTGCGCCGAGCCTCGCTGCTCAGGAGGCGCGCCTGCGCCAGCGGGGACGTGACGACGAGGAGACGATCCGACGGCGGCTCGCCACCGCCGAGCGCGAGCTCCAACTGATCGACGCATTCCACTATGTGATCATCAGCCGCGATGGCGCGCCAGAAGCTGCCGCCGAGGAGATACGCGCGATCCTGATTGCGGAGCGCCATCGCGTTCAGCCTGGCCGTCCGCTCGATGAGCTTCGCGCCTTCCGCCTCGTCGCGACGACCAGCTGACCGGAGGCGAGCGCGTCCCTCGCCCTGCTCGGGCCGGCGCTGATACTTCTACAATTTGGACAGGAGGGCGAGAAGCGATCATGGGCCTGTTCGATTGGTTGCGACGCACGCGCTCCTCACCCGCCGCTGCGTCGCCCCGCACGCCGCCAGTGCAGGATATCGGCCCGGCCGAGGCTCAAGCGTTGCAAGCGCAGGGCGCGCTGATTATCGACGTCCGAAGCCAGGTCGAATATGAGACCTACCGCATTCCGGGGGCGCGGTTGATCCCGATAGCGCAGCTTCGCCGCGATCTCTCGCTGCTTCCAGAGAGCGAGGTGCTCGTCTTTGTCTGTGAGATGGGAGGGCGCAGCGCCACTGCGGCCGCGCTGGCCGCCGCCGCGGGCCGAACTGGGGTTTACAACCTTGCGGGCGGCATGCAGGCTTGGCTCGCCGCCGGGTTGCCGGTAGAAACGTCTTCCGCCTGATGCGTCTCTTTCGCATTGCGCTTGCCCAACTGAACACGACAGTCGGCGACCTTGACGGCAACGCCGCGAAGATCCGCGCCGCGATTGCGGAGGCGCAGGCAGCGGGAGCGCATCTTGTCGCCTTCCCCGAGCTGGCGCTGACAGGCTACCCGCCGGAGGACCTGCTGCTCAAGCCCGCTTTTCTCGCCGCTGCCCGCGATGCTCTCGAAGAGATCGCTCGCTCGACAGTCGGCATTGTCGCGATCGTTGGCGTTGTCGACGCGGCGGGCGACAGCTATAACGCTGCCGCCATCATCCATAACGGCCGCATCGTCGATAGCTATCGCAAGCACTACCTGCCGAACTACGGGGTTTTCGACGAGTTCCGCTACTTCCGCGCCGGCGACCGCTACCCCGTCTATCACATCCACGGCGTCAAGGTAGGGGTCAACATCTGCGAGGATATCTGGTATCCGGTCGGCCCGACGACCGTTCAGGCGTTCGGCGGCGCGGAGGTGATCGTCAATATCAATGCCTCGCCCTATCACATCGGCAAGTGGCGGTTCCGCGAGAAGATGTTGGCAACCCGGGCGTGGGACTGCGGCGTCGCGGTTGCCTACTGCAACGCCGTCGGCGGACAAGACGAACTGGTCTTCGATGGGGGCAGCTTGGTGTTTGATCAATCGGCGAGCCTGCTCGCTCGCAGTCCTGCCTTCGAGGAAGACCTCTTGCTGGTCGATCTCGATGTCGACGCCATCTTCCTTGCGCGGCTGCACGATCCGCGCGCTCGCCAAAGCGTCGGCCTTTTTGCTGACCTTGCGGACAAGATCGAGCATATTCTCGTCACAGCCGACCCCCTCTCGTCGCCGCCGGGGCCGCGCGCTGGGCGCATCGCTCCGCGCGCCGACGACATCGACGAGGTCTATGCCGCGCTCGTCCTCGCAACCCGCGACTACGTCCGAAAAAACGGCTTCTCGAGGGTGCACATCGGCTTGTCCGGCGGCATCGATTCGTCGCTTGTCGCGGCGATTGCGGTCGACGCGCTCGGCCCGGAGAACGTCATTGGGGTGTCGATGCCGTCCCGCTTCTCCTCCGAAGCGAGCATGGTCGACGCTCGCGCGCTCGCGGAAGCGCTTGGGATCACGCTGATCACCCTCCCGATCGACGGCCCGTTTCAGGCGATGCTCGATCTCCTCGACCCCTGCTTCCGCGGAACGCCGTTCGGGGTTGCCGAGGAAAATCTCCAAGCCCGGATCCGGGGCAACGTGCTGATGGCGCTCTCGAACAAGTTCAACACGCTCGTCCTGACGACGGGCAACAAGAGCGAGATGGCGACCGGCTACTCGACGCTCTATGGCGACATGGCTGGCGGCTTCGCCGTGATCAAGGACGTGCCGAAGACCCTCGTCTACCGCCTCGCTCGGCGGCGCAATGCGCGCAGCCCGGTCATCCCAGAGCGAGTGTTCACCAAAGCGCCTTCGGCGGAGCTGCGTCCCAATCAGAAAGATGAAGACAGCCTGCCGCCGTATGACGTGCTCGACCCGATCCTCGAGCTGTATGTGGAACAGGATCGCTCGCCTGAGGAGATCGTGGCGCTTGGGCACGACCCGGCGACAGTCAGCCGCGTCGTCCGCCTCGTTGATCGGAGCGAGTATAAGCGCCGGCAGGCGCCGCCTGGAGTCAAGATCACGCAGCGGGCGTTCGGCCGAGACCGGCGCCTGCCGATTGTGAACGGCTTTCAGGGCGCGTGACCGAAGCAGGATCGTCGTCGTCGGGAGGAGAAGATGAACTGGATCGAACTGATCATGATCGCCGCTGTCGGGGTCGCCGCTCTCTGGGCATTTCGACGGACGACCCGTCTCGAAAAGGAGATAGAGTATGTCCGCCGGCGGGCGACCGACCAGATCGATGACCTGAGCGAGGAAGTGGAACGCCTTCGGACCGAGCTCCGCCGCCTGCGGGTTGCGGTCCGCACTGGCGGGACGCTCCGCTTCACGCCCGACCTGCGGATTGACGAACTGGCCGACATCCATCCCGAGGCGCCGGCAGTGCTCGCCAGCTTCCACATTGGCGGCTGTCAGAGCTGCGCGGTGGATGGCGGCGAAACGCTCGCCGGGGCGGTCCGGGCGAGGGGGGCGAACCTCGACCAGGTGCTGGCGGCGCTCAATGCCCTGCTCGAGCCTGACAATGCCGCCCGCGCCGAACTGGCGAAGATCGGTCCCGGCGGCCTGCTCCAGATCCAGACCGGGCGCTAGGGAAGCGGGGCGCGCGGCTGCTCCCTCTGGCGGGCGCGGGCCGCGCGCAGCGTGTTGCGCATCAGCATGACGTTCGTCATCGGGCCGGTGCCGCCGGGCACAGGAGTGAGATAGCCCGCAACCTGGCGGGCGGACTCCGCCTCGACATCGCCGACGACCCCGCTCTCGGTGCTGTTGACCCCGAAGTCGAGAACGACCGCGCCCGGTTTGATCATCGACCCGTCGATCAATCCTGCCCGTCCCGCAGCGACGCAGAGAATATCGGCGCGGCGGGTAACGGCGCCGAGGTCGCGCGTTCGGGTATGGCACACCGTCACTGTCGCATTGGCCGCGAGGAGTAAGAGCGCAAGCGGCTTGCCGACAATGGCGCTCCGTCCGACCACCACCGCCTCTGCCCCGCTGACCGGGATGTTGTACGCCTCAAGCAGCGCCATGCCGCCGGCGGGAGTGTTGGGGACGAGAGCAGGCTGGCCGAGCAGCAGGCGTCCGGCTTGCGTTGGCGTCACCCCATCGACATCTTTCTCAGGGTCGATCGCCGAGACGATGGCGTCGGTGGGAAGCCCCTGTGGCAGGGGAAGCTGGAGCAGGATGCCATCGACGTGAGGATCGTCGTTCAGGGCGCGGATACGGGCGATCACGCTGGCGGCATCAGCATCTTGAGGAAGCGTGACCGCGTCGGCGGCAAGCCCGGCGTCGCCGAAGCCGCGGACGATCCGGCGAACGTACATCTGCGAGGCGGGGTCCTCGCCGACGAGAACGACCGCGAGACGGGCCTTGCGCCCCTGCTCGGCGGCAAAACGCGCCGCTTCGGCTTTCACCTCGGTAAGATAGCGCGCGGCAGTCGCGCGTCCGTCAAGCAGTTCGGCTGGCATCGTTATCTCCGCTCCTCGAACGCTCGTTCCGCTGTGGCGACAAGATCCGCCGCTCCTGCAAATGCTGCCGCCAGCCGCTCTCGGCTCGAGCGGACGAATAGCTCGTCCTTGATCGAGCGAAGGTTGATCTCGACATTCAGACGCGCGCTCTGCATTGCGGCCAGCGCTAAGTAGGCGGCGACGGCAGCATCGGAGACGACATTGCTGTTGCCCCGCTGGGCGGCGGGCACGCTCAATTCGAGCACCTGGCGCGCTGCTTCGACCATCCGCAGCGGCGGGTCGCTCGCTGCTTTGAGCGCGCGCTGGATCGCGTCGCTTCGATGCTGCTTCTCCTCGTCGGTGGCGCGAGGCAGTTTGTAGGCTGCCGAGACCTGGTCAAACGCGGCTGCGTCCGCGTCGATCAGCGCTGTCAGCTGCTCCCGAAGCGCGTCTGCGCGCGCCGCGAGGGCGCGCATCTCGGCGTCGACGTCTTGGTAGTTCTTCCGTCCGACGGTCAGATTGGCGGTCATCGCCACGAGCGCAGCGCCGAGGGCGCCGCAGAGCGCCGCCGCTCCCCCGCCGCCGGGCGTGGGGGAGTCGCTGGCGAGCGCTTCGAGAAACTGACGGATGGGCTGGTCTGCGAGCACACGTTCCTCCTCTGAGCGCGGCCATCTTAGCACGCGCGCGGTGCTATACTGGCCTCCGTGCCTAGACCTCGCTGCGTGAGGTGAAACGAACCATGGTCACGGCCGGCGTTGACCTCATCGCGGTCGACCGGATCGCGGCGACGATTGCGCGCCACGGCGACCGCTTCCTGCGGCGGGTCTTTACGCCGGCGGAACTCGAGGCGGCGGGGGGAAAGCCGGCTTCTCTCGCGGCGCGTTTCGCGGCGAAAGAAGCGGCCGCCAAGGCACTTGGCTGCGGGATCGGCGCCATCAGATGGCGCGATATCGAAGTGATGAGCGACGAGCGCGGAAGACCGTCGCTGCGGCTGCACGGCGCGGCGGCAGCGCGGGCGGCAGCGATCGGCGTCTCCCAGCTTGCACTCAGTCTCGCCCATGAGCGCGCGCTTGCGGTCGCTGTTGTCGTCGGGCATTAGCGTGTTTGTCGTCACTGCCGAGGAGATGCGCGCCGCCGAGCAGTGGGCCGTCGAGCGGGGCATCTCGACGGCGATCCTGATGGATCGAGCGGGGCAGGCAGTAGCCGAGGCGGTTCGGGCGGCATGTGCCTCCCGCCGCGGCGAGGTGGTCGTTCTCGTCGGTCCGGGCAACAATGGCGGAGACGGGCTGGTCGCAGCTGTTCGGCTCGCGCGCGCCGGCTATCCGGTGACTGTCGCCTCCGTGCCGCGCCGAATCGACCCAGACGAACCGCTGCGCGCTGCCCGCGAAGCGCCGCTGCGGCTTCTTGCGCTTGATCAGCCGGGCGCGCTTGACGACCTGCACCGCTCGCTTGAGCGGGCAGCTGTTATCGTCGATGCGCTGCTGGGGACCGGCGTGACGCGCCCGCTGGCGGGGCTCGTCGCGGAGGCCGCTCGCGCCATCGGCAGCCGCCCTCCGGGCTCGTTCCTGATCGCCGTCGACCTGCCTTCGGGGGTAAACAGCGACACGGGCGCGGTCGACCCCCTGACCCCCGCTGCCGACCTGACTGTCACGTTCGCCGCGCCGAAGGTCGGAATGTTCTTGCCGCCCGGGCTTCGGGCTGTCGGCGATCTTCAGGTTGCCGACATCGGCATTCCTCCTGAGGCATTCAGGGGCGTCCGGCGGCGTGTCCTCACCGCCGACCTCGCTCGCTCCCTCTTGCCAGCTCGTCCCATCGACGGCCATAAGGGAACGTTTGGGAAACTGCTTGTCATCGCGGGGTCGGCGCGCTATCTCGGCGCCCCGCTCCTCACTGTCAGCGCGGCGCTGCGGGTCGGCGTTGGGCTCGTGACCCTCGCGACCGGTCGCTCGACCTACGAGCGGGTTGGGGGGCGCATCCTCGAGACGACCTACCTTCCCCTTCCAGAGGACGGAGACGGGGCGCTTGGCGACCGCGCCGCTGAAGAGGTGATCGCTGCCTTGGAACGGGAGCGCTACGATGCTCTCGCGCTGGGACCAGGGCTCGGGCGCGCTGTGGCGACCGACCGCTTTGTCGCGCGCCTGCTTGCGGCAGTCACCTTGCCGACCGTCGTCGATGCCGACGCGCTCAATGCGGTCGCAGGGCAGGATAACTGGCCGGCGCTGCTGCGCGCACACTGCGTCATGACGCCGCATCCCGGCGAAGCGGCGCGCCTTCTGCGATCGAATGTTCCCGCGGTCGAAGCCGACCGTCTTGGAAGCGCTGCGGCGCTCAGCCGCGGCGGCGCGGTCGT of Dehalococcoidia bacterium contains these proteins:
- a CDS encoding holo-ACP synthase, with translation MVTAGVDLIAVDRIAATIARHGDRFLRRVFTPAELEAAGGKPASLAARFAAKEAAAKALGCGIGAIRWRDIEVMSDERGRPSLRLHGAAAARAAAIGVSQLALSLAHERALAVAVVVGH
- a CDS encoding NAD(P)H-hydrate dehydratase, encoding MRSLLSSGISVFVVTAEEMRAAEQWAVERGISTAILMDRAGQAVAEAVRAACASRRGEVVVLVGPGNNGGDGLVAAVRLARAGYPVTVASVPRRIDPDEPLRAAREAPLRLLALDQPGALDDLHRSLERAAVIVDALLGTGVTRPLAGLVAEAARAIGSRPPGSFLIAVDLPSGVNSDTGAVDPLTPAADLTVTFAAPKVGMFLPPGLRAVGDLQVADIGIPPEAFRGVRRRVLTADLARSLLPARPIDGHKGTFGKLLVIAGSARYLGAPLLTVSAALRVGVGLVTLATGRSTYERVGGRILETTYLPLPEDGDGALGDRAAEEVIAALERERYDALALGPGLGRAVATDRFVARLLAAVTLPTVVDADALNAVAGQDNWPALLRAHCVMTPHPGEAARLLRSNVPAVEADRLGSAAALSRGGAVVVLKGAHTIVANPEGEARFQGEANPALGSGGTGDILTGIIGGLLAQGCRPFDAAMLGVYLHSRAAARWSGRNGDAGLLASDLLREIPLARRELRPGRRAGASAKRALPAALTVRAGKD
- a CDS encoding cyclodeaminase/cyclohydrolase family protein; translation: MLADQPIRQFLEALASDSPTPGGGGAAALCGALGAALVAMTANLTVGRKNYQDVDAEMRALAARADALREQLTALIDADAAAFDQVSAAYKLPRATDEEKQHRSDAIQRALKAASDPPLRMVEAARQVLELSVPAAQRGNSNVVSDAAVAAYLALAAMQSARLNVEINLRSIKDELFVRSSRERLAAAFAGAADLVATAERAFEERR